A window of Gemmatimonadota bacterium contains these coding sequences:
- a CDS encoding Gfo/Idh/MocA family oxidoreductase: MDRIRIGVVGCGAIAQIQHLPHIAELRDRYELAGLCDASAKLVDFIGELYHVPERSRVIRYEDLLVLDLDAVLLCFADPKTEAAVAALEAGRHVFIEKPMCYSVREADRIIGAAEASGRTLMVGYMKQHDPGYRFARDEVLAMPDVRFIQANHLHCGNDRHLSEYTLYAFDDIPGEVMERTAALRERAVRDAIGDVPEAARRIFFSLSGSMIHDISSLRGLFGPPDRVVSAEVWRGGSSVTTVLAYENDARCVATWTSLPELHDFRETLEVFGAGRRVGIRFPTGFDRGLPSPVTVMGMDGEQPWKKELVVNKQNAFKLELIHFHDCVVNGKPPITDGYGARQDHALCRDIVHAYLRANPS; this comes from the coding sequence ATGGACCGCATCAGGATCGGCGTGGTCGGCTGCGGCGCGATCGCCCAGATTCAGCATCTGCCCCATATCGCGGAACTCCGTGACCGCTACGAACTGGCCGGGCTCTGTGACGCGTCCGCGAAACTCGTCGACTTCATCGGCGAACTCTACCACGTGCCCGAGCGCAGCCGCGTCATCCGGTACGAGGACCTCCTGGTGCTGGACCTGGACGCCGTGCTGCTCTGCTTCGCCGACCCCAAGACCGAAGCGGCCGTCGCCGCGCTGGAAGCGGGCAGGCACGTATTCATTGAGAAACCCATGTGCTATTCGGTGCGGGAAGCGGACCGGATCATCGGGGCCGCCGAAGCTTCGGGCAGGACGCTGATGGTGGGGTACATGAAGCAGCACGATCCGGGGTACCGATTCGCCCGGGACGAGGTGCTTGCCATGCCCGATGTCCGCTTCATTCAGGCCAACCACCTCCACTGCGGCAACGACCGCCACCTGAGTGAGTATACGCTGTACGCCTTCGACGACATACCGGGCGAGGTGATGGAGCGCACGGCCGCCCTCCGGGAGCGCGCCGTCCGGGACGCCATCGGCGACGTGCCGGAGGCCGCGCGAAGGATCTTTTTCTCCCTTTCCGGCAGCATGATCCACGACATCAGCAGCCTGCGGGGCCTCTTCGGTCCGCCGGACCGGGTGGTCAGCGCCGAAGTCTGGCGCGGCGGATCGAGCGTGACGACCGTGCTGGCCTACGAGAACGACGCGCGGTGCGTGGCGACCTGGACCAGCCTGCCCGAACTCCACGATTTCCGGGAGACCCTGGAAGTCTTCGGCGCGGGACGGCGCGTGGGTATCCGTTTTCCCACGGGGTTCGACCGGGGACTGCCGTCGCCGGTCACGGTGATGGGCATGGACGGCGAACAGCCCTGGAAAAAGGAACTCGTGGTCAACAAGCAGAACGCCTTCAAGCTGGAGCTGATCCACTTCCACGATTGCGTCGTGAACGGTAAACCACCCATCACCGACGGATACGGCGCGCGGCAGGACCACGCCCTTTGCCGCGACATCGTACACGCCTACCTGCGGGCCAACCCATCATGA